A part of Magnetococcales bacterium genomic DNA contains:
- a CDS encoding phasin family protein: MENKIPEQMTAMTKNVLDAMLRLQEINDRTLRTLAEQQLEVAGSCMEAGVKKMKETGEVKDVKQAVSTQAELASELGELMINHARKTMSVLTESKDELNSLVEKNVNDLLSMGKNP; encoded by the coding sequence ATGGAAAACAAGATACCCGAACAGATGACCGCGATGACCAAGAATGTTCTGGACGCGATGCTGCGTTTGCAGGAGATCAATGATCGCACCCTGAGAACCCTCGCCGAGCAGCAGCTGGAAGTGGCTGGCAGCTGCATGGAAGCGGGTGTCAAAAAGATGAAAGAGACCGGTGAGGTGAAGGATGTCAAGCAAGCGGTCTCCACCCAGGCTGAACTCGCCAGCGAGTTGGGTGAACTGATGATCAACCACGCCCGCAAGACCATGAGCGTGCTGACCGAATCCAAAGACGAGCTGAACTCCCTCGTTGAGAAAAACGTCAACGACCTGCTCAGCATGGGCAAAAATCCCTAA